A portion of the Mesobacillus sp. AQ2 genome contains these proteins:
- the rbfA gene encoding 30S ribosome-binding factor RbfA, which yields MGHRVNRVGEQMKKELGDIISRKIKDPRVGFVTVTDVQVTGDLQQAKVYISVLGDEQQREDTLKGLAKAKGFIRTEIGQRIRLRKTPELIFEFDETMAYGNRINSLIHELQRDEQPGEEEQDKDTD from the coding sequence ATGGGTCATAGAGTAAATCGTGTTGGCGAACAAATGAAAAAAGAATTGGGCGACATCATCAGCCGTAAAATCAAGGATCCGCGAGTCGGTTTCGTGACCGTGACGGATGTCCAGGTTACCGGAGACCTACAGCAGGCGAAGGTGTATATCTCTGTTTTAGGCGATGAACAACAGAGAGAAGATACACTAAAAGGATTAGCAAAAGCCAAAGGCTTCATCAGGACAGAAATTGGCCAGCGAATCCGACTGAGAAAGACGCCTGAACTGATCTTTGAGTTTGATGAAACAATGGCTTACGGAAATCGCATCAATTCACTAATCCATGAGCTGCAAAGAGATGAACAGCCTGGAGAAGAAGAGCAAGATAAAGATACTGACTAA
- the truB gene encoding tRNA pseudouridine(55) synthase TruB produces the protein MEGILPLFKPAGMTSHDCVFKLRKLLRTKKVGHTGTLDPDVTGVLPICVGKATKIAEYITDAGKAYEGEVTLGFTTTTEDASGEKVDEKSVDRTLTKKEIESVLHSLVGEIEQTPPMYSAVKVNGKKLYEYARQGIEVERPTRKVTIYSIELLDDRDSYAGELVSFKFRVSCSKGTYIRTLAVTIGEKLGYPAHMSSLVRIQSASFSLEDCFTFAQLEEMAEESRLETALYPLETGISYLPKYRINDKVAEKVKNGALLQIPKDLEGVEGPIVAETEDGKALAIYRAHPTKHGMMKPDKVLRNEQ, from the coding sequence ATGGAAGGGATTCTGCCTCTTTTTAAACCAGCTGGAATGACTTCACATGATTGTGTGTTTAAACTAAGAAAGCTGTTAAGGACGAAGAAGGTGGGCCATACAGGGACTCTGGACCCTGATGTAACCGGGGTACTGCCAATCTGTGTCGGCAAGGCAACGAAAATAGCAGAATACATTACAGATGCAGGAAAAGCCTATGAGGGTGAAGTAACCCTTGGATTCACCACAACGACCGAAGATGCTTCAGGAGAAAAGGTTGATGAAAAATCAGTGGACCGGACACTGACAAAAAAGGAAATAGAAAGTGTCCTTCATTCACTTGTGGGTGAAATTGAGCAAACTCCACCGATGTATTCGGCGGTAAAAGTGAACGGAAAGAAACTTTATGAATATGCAAGGCAAGGAATCGAAGTCGAACGCCCAACCAGGAAGGTGACGATCTATAGCATAGAACTGCTCGATGATCGAGATTCTTATGCTGGCGAGCTGGTCAGCTTTAAGTTCAGGGTATCTTGCAGCAAAGGTACATATATTCGGACCTTAGCGGTTACGATTGGTGAAAAATTAGGATATCCGGCACATATGTCTTCGCTTGTCAGGATTCAGTCGGCCTCCTTTTCCCTGGAAGATTGCTTTACATTCGCGCAGCTTGAAGAAATGGCGGAGGAATCCAGGCTCGAAACAGCTCTATACCCTTTGGAAACTGGTATTTCTTATTTGCCGAAATATCGCATTAATGATAAAGTAGCAGAGAAAGTGAAAAATGGGGCATTGCTTCAAATTCCAAAGGATCTTGAAGGGGTTGAAGGCCCTATTGTAGCAGAAACAGAAGACGGAAAAGCGCTCGCTATCTACAGGGCACACCCAACCAAACACGGGATGATGAAACCTGACAAAGTATTGAGAAATGAGCAATAA
- the ribF gene encoding bifunctional riboflavin kinase/FAD synthetase, protein MELIKLNHPHGYKIEDFPAMAIALGYFDGVHLGHQQVIREAKKVAEAKRIKSAVMTFDPHPSVVLGKSIQHIEYITPLEEKARLIEAMGVDYLFVITFSTEFSGLLPQEFVDQYIIGLNVRHVVAGFDYSYGKMGKGNMETIQFHSRSKFDFTIVSKLSTPEDEKVSSTLIRGFLRDGKVDEMPHLLGRYFTTKGIVINGERRGRTIGFPTANVLMDEEYILPPTGVYAVKIKVDGKWHEGVCNVGYKPTFHLEKKAKPSIEVHIFNFNKEIYGESAIIEWHLRLRSERKFEGIKQLVAQIEKDKQEAILHFEKNKG, encoded by the coding sequence GTGGAATTGATTAAGCTAAACCATCCTCATGGGTATAAAATAGAAGATTTTCCGGCAATGGCCATCGCATTAGGCTATTTTGACGGAGTTCACCTGGGCCACCAACAGGTGATCAGAGAAGCGAAAAAAGTGGCCGAAGCCAAGAGAATCAAGAGTGCAGTTATGACATTTGATCCCCACCCTTCAGTCGTGCTGGGAAAAAGCATCCAACACATAGAATATATCACGCCATTGGAAGAAAAGGCCCGATTGATTGAAGCAATGGGAGTAGATTATTTATTCGTGATCACCTTCTCGACCGAATTCTCAGGTCTATTGCCCCAGGAGTTCGTCGATCAATATATCATTGGACTGAATGTCCGTCACGTCGTGGCTGGCTTTGATTACTCCTATGGCAAGATGGGCAAGGGGAATATGGAAACAATCCAGTTCCATTCAAGGTCAAAATTTGATTTCACAATAGTATCCAAACTGTCAACTCCTGAAGATGAAAAGGTAAGCTCTACCTTGATCCGCGGATTCTTAAGAGATGGAAAAGTAGATGAAATGCCACATTTGCTAGGAAGATACTTTACAACAAAGGGAATCGTGATTAATGGTGAGCGGCGAGGACGCACAATCGGGTTTCCGACTGCGAACGTGCTGATGGATGAAGAATACATCCTCCCGCCAACAGGTGTTTATGCCGTGAAAATCAAGGTTGACGGCAAATGGCATGAAGGGGTCTGCAATGTCGGCTATAAACCAACCTTCCATCTGGAGAAAAAAGCAAAACCATCGATAGAAGTCCATATCTTTAACTTCAACAAAGAAATTTACGGGGAATCGGCCATTATTGAGTGGCACCTCCGACTGAGAAGTGAACGTAAATTCGAGGGGATTAAGCAGCTTGTTGCCCAAATCGAAAAAGATAAACAGGAAGCAATCCTTCACTTTGAAAAAAACAAGGGTTAG
- the rpsO gene encoding 30S ribosomal protein S15, translated as MAISKARKNELINEFKVHESDTGSPEVQIAVLTAEINTLNDHLRVHKKDHHSRRGLLKMVGKRRNLLTYLRNKDVARYRELINKLGLRR; from the coding sequence ATGGCAATCTCAAAAGCACGTAAAAATGAACTGATCAATGAATTCAAAGTTCACGAAAGTGACACTGGATCTCCAGAAGTTCAAATCGCTGTCCTTACTGCAGAAATCAACACATTGAACGATCACTTACGCGTTCACAAAAAGGACCATCACTCACGTCGCGGTCTTTTAAAGATGGTAGGTAAGCGTCGTAACCTTTTGACTTACCTTCGTAACAAGGATGTTGCTCGTTACCGCGAGTTAATCAACAAGCTTGGTCTACGTAGATAG
- the pnp gene encoding polyribonucleotide nucleotidyltransferase — translation MVQEKQSFSFDWAGRKLTVEIGQLAKQASGAVLVRYGDTAVLSTATASKEPKNLDFFPLTVNYEERLYAVGKIPGGFIKREGRPSEKAILASRLIDRPIRPLFPDGFRNDVQVISIVMSVDQDCSSEMAAMFGSSLALSVSDIPFGGPIAGVTVGRIDGKFVINPSVEETEKSDMHLVVAGTMDAINMVEAGAEEVPEEVMLEAIMFGHDEIKRLIAFQQEIVAQVGKEKREIKLFELDKELEAEVRGICEQDMVAAIQVQEKHAREDAIKEVKNAVVARYEEQEADDDKLKQVKQILDKIVKGEVRRLITEEKVRPDGRGVDEIRPLSSEVGMLPRTHGSGLFTRGQTQALSICTLGAMGDVQILDGLGIEEEKRFMHHYNFPLFSVGETGPIRGPGRREIGHGALGERALEPIIPNEKDFPYTIRLVSEVLESNGSTSQASICASTLAMMDAGVPIKAPVAGIAMGLIKSGEHYSILTDIQGMEDHLGDMDFKVAGTSKGVTALQMDIKIEGLSREILEEALQQAQKGRMQILESMMATINEPRGNLSKYAPKIITMSINPDKIRDVIGPSGKQINKIIEETGVKIDIEQDGTVFIASVDEEMNQKAKKIIEDIVREVEVGQMYLGKVRRIEKFGAFVEIFPGKDGLVHISELAEERVGKVEDVLKLGDELLVKVTEIDKQGRVNLSRKAVLKEQREKAEKQS, via the coding sequence ATGGTACAAGAAAAACAAAGTTTTTCCTTTGACTGGGCAGGACGCAAGCTGACAGTCGAAATCGGACAGCTTGCAAAGCAGGCAAGTGGTGCAGTCCTTGTCCGTTATGGAGATACAGCTGTATTAAGTACAGCTACTGCGTCAAAAGAACCGAAGAATCTGGACTTCTTCCCTTTGACTGTTAACTATGAAGAGAGACTATATGCTGTCGGGAAAATCCCTGGCGGTTTCATTAAGCGAGAAGGCCGCCCTAGTGAGAAAGCGATCCTTGCAAGCCGTTTAATCGACCGACCAATCCGCCCGCTATTTCCGGATGGATTCCGAAATGATGTTCAGGTAATCAGCATTGTCATGAGTGTTGACCAAGACTGTTCATCAGAAATGGCTGCTATGTTTGGGTCATCTTTGGCACTTTCAGTTTCTGATATTCCATTTGGAGGACCAATCGCTGGTGTTACTGTGGGAAGGATCGATGGTAAATTTGTGATTAATCCATCAGTTGAAGAAACCGAGAAAAGTGATATGCACCTCGTAGTGGCTGGTACAATGGATGCAATCAACATGGTTGAAGCAGGTGCTGAAGAGGTACCTGAAGAAGTGATGCTTGAAGCAATCATGTTCGGACATGATGAAATCAAGCGCTTGATTGCGTTCCAACAGGAAATCGTCGCACAGGTTGGTAAAGAAAAAAGAGAAATAAAACTTTTTGAATTGGATAAAGAGCTTGAAGCTGAAGTCCGCGGAATCTGTGAGCAAGACATGGTTGCTGCTATCCAGGTCCAGGAGAAGCATGCACGTGAAGACGCGATCAAAGAAGTGAAAAATGCTGTTGTCGCCCGCTATGAAGAGCAGGAAGCGGATGACGACAAGCTGAAGCAGGTCAAACAAATCCTTGATAAAATTGTAAAAGGTGAAGTTCGCCGCCTGATCACAGAGGAAAAAGTCCGTCCAGATGGACGTGGCGTCGATGAAATTCGCCCGCTTTCTTCTGAGGTAGGCATGCTTCCTAGAACCCACGGTTCCGGATTATTCACAAGGGGCCAAACTCAGGCATTGAGCATTTGTACTCTTGGTGCAATGGGAGATGTGCAGATTCTGGACGGCCTTGGAATCGAAGAAGAAAAACGATTCATGCACCATTATAATTTCCCATTATTCTCTGTTGGTGAAACAGGACCGATCCGCGGACCTGGCCGACGTGAAATCGGGCACGGTGCACTTGGTGAAAGAGCACTAGAACCAATCATTCCAAACGAAAAAGATTTCCCATATACAATCCGTCTTGTTTCAGAAGTATTGGAGTCAAATGGCTCAACTTCACAAGCGAGTATTTGTGCAAGTACATTAGCGATGATGGATGCAGGTGTACCAATTAAAGCACCTGTAGCGGGTATTGCAATGGGTCTAATCAAGTCAGGTGAGCACTATTCAATCCTTACTGATATCCAGGGCATGGAAGACCACCTTGGCGATATGGACTTCAAGGTAGCAGGTACTTCCAAGGGTGTTACTGCTCTTCAAATGGATATAAAGATTGAAGGCTTGTCACGTGAGATTCTTGAAGAGGCTTTGCAGCAGGCTCAAAAAGGCCGCATGCAAATCCTTGAATCAATGATGGCAACAATCAACGAGCCGCGCGGCAACTTATCAAAATACGCTCCAAAAATCATCACAATGTCTATCAATCCTGATAAGATCCGTGATGTCATTGGACCAAGCGGCAAGCAAATCAATAAGATCATCGAAGAAACCGGCGTAAAAATCGATATCGAACAAGATGGTACAGTTTTCATTGCTTCCGTTGATGAAGAAATGAATCAAAAAGCAAAGAAAATCATCGAAGATATCGTCCGTGAAGTCGAAGTTGGCCAAATGTACCTCGGAAAAGTCCGCCGTATCGAAAAGTTCGGTGCTTTCGTGGAAATTTTCCCTGGAAAAGATGGTTTGGTCCATATTTCCGAACTTGCTGAAGAGCGAGTAGGAAAAGTCGAAGATGTCCTGAAGCTTGGCGATGAACTCCTTGTCAAGGTCACCGAAATTGACAAACAAGGAAGAGTAAATCTTTCACGCAAAGCAGTATTGAAAGAACAGCGCGAAAAAGCTGAAAAACAATCATAA
- a CDS encoding polysaccharide deacetylase family protein: MRKIALVSIMLISAWTMVNNPFSHTYVAGLKTGSMAVSGQEDSLMAEIEMKAKDYEVEPSDARKDPVWKVIPGYNGLKVDVKKSYARMKKAGKFNPDKLVFVQVPPEIHLSDLPPQAVYKGHPEKPMVSFIINVAWGNEYLSGMLATLKKHNVTASFFLEGRWVKNNPGMAKMISDAGHEIGNHSFTHPDMKQLSAPKINEEIRKTDEVIEAVTGEKTKWFAPPSGSYKDEVVDIAAAHNLGTVMWSVDTIDWQKPTREKLISRVMGKVHNGALILMHPTEATASSLDQLITEIKSKGLQIGTVSELLSENRILPAKNMKE, encoded by the coding sequence ATGAGAAAAATTGCGCTGGTTTCTATCATGCTGATTTCAGCCTGGACCATGGTTAATAATCCATTTTCCCATACATATGTAGCAGGACTTAAAACGGGAAGCATGGCTGTTTCAGGACAGGAAGATTCCTTGATGGCGGAAATTGAAATGAAGGCAAAAGATTATGAGGTTGAACCCTCTGACGCAAGAAAGGATCCAGTCTGGAAGGTAATTCCGGGCTATAACGGACTAAAAGTCGATGTGAAAAAATCATACGCCAGGATGAAAAAGGCAGGCAAATTCAATCCTGACAAGCTTGTTTTTGTTCAAGTGCCGCCTGAAATCCATTTGAGTGACTTGCCGCCTCAAGCAGTCTACAAAGGACATCCAGAAAAACCTATGGTCAGCTTTATCATCAATGTGGCATGGGGAAATGAGTATCTTTCCGGTATGCTTGCCACATTAAAAAAGCATAATGTGACCGCAAGTTTCTTTCTGGAGGGAAGATGGGTAAAAAATAATCCGGGTATGGCGAAAATGATTTCTGATGCAGGCCATGAAATTGGCAACCACTCCTTCACGCACCCTGATATGAAACAACTATCAGCACCTAAAATTAATGAGGAAATCAGGAAGACAGATGAGGTCATTGAAGCTGTGACTGGTGAAAAGACTAAATGGTTTGCACCACCAAGCGGTTCTTATAAAGACGAAGTAGTAGACATTGCAGCAGCTCATAACTTAGGCACAGTCATGTGGAGCGTGGATACGATCGATTGGCAGAAGCCCACCCGGGAAAAGCTGATTAGCAGGGTGATGGGAAAGGTTCATAACGGAGCATTGATCCTGATGCACCCCACCGAGGCGACTGCTTCATCGCTGGACCAATTGATCACGGAAATCAAGAGTAAGGGCTTGCAAATAGGAACTGTATCGGAATTGTTAAGTGAAAATCGCATCCTCCCGGCAAAAAATATGAAAGAATAG
- a CDS encoding pitrilysin family protein — protein MIKKYTCQNGVRIVLEQIPTVRSVAIGVWIGTGSRNENPDNNGISHFLEHMFFKGTKTRSAREIAESFDSIGGQVNAFTSKEYTCYYAKVLDNHAQYALEVLADMFFHSTFDSEELNKEKNVVNEEIKMYEDTPDDIVHDLLSQAIYGDHPLGYPILGTEETLQTFTGEKLEQYMHDMYRPENVVISIAGNVPESFIKNAEQFFGSYEASKEELEYIKPEFHTKQISRKKETEQAHLCLGFEGLQIGHSDVYNLIVLNNVLGGSMSSRLFQEVREQRGLAYSVFSYHSAYRDSGMVTIYGGTGSNQLNVLYETIQETLDKLRADGITEKELNNSKEQLKGSLMLSLESTNSRMSRNGKNELLLGRHRSLDEIVEQIDQVTKDRVDGMANKIFTDQYSVSLISPSGELPTQ, from the coding sequence ATGATAAAGAAATATACATGCCAAAATGGGGTAAGAATTGTACTAGAACAAATCCCGACAGTCCGGTCAGTAGCCATAGGAGTTTGGATTGGAACGGGCTCCCGAAATGAAAATCCTGATAATAATGGAATCTCCCATTTCCTTGAACATATGTTTTTTAAAGGCACCAAAACCAGGTCTGCCAGAGAAATAGCCGAATCATTTGACAGCATCGGCGGTCAGGTGAATGCCTTCACCTCCAAGGAATATACATGCTATTATGCAAAAGTATTGGATAACCATGCCCAATATGCCCTTGAAGTATTGGCGGATATGTTCTTTCATTCTACTTTTGATTCTGAAGAATTGAATAAAGAGAAGAATGTAGTCAATGAAGAAATCAAAATGTATGAGGATACGCCAGATGATATCGTCCATGATTTGCTAAGCCAGGCTATTTACGGTGATCATCCACTGGGGTATCCGATCCTGGGTACTGAGGAAACGCTCCAAACCTTTACAGGAGAAAAATTAGAGCAATACATGCATGACATGTATAGGCCTGAGAATGTAGTCATTTCAATTGCCGGGAATGTCCCGGAATCATTCATTAAAAATGCTGAACAATTCTTTGGCTCTTACGAAGCGAGCAAGGAAGAGTTGGAATACATTAAGCCGGAATTCCATACGAAACAAATATCACGCAAGAAAGAGACTGAGCAAGCCCACCTTTGCCTGGGATTCGAAGGGCTGCAGATCGGCCATTCTGACGTATACAACTTGATTGTCCTGAATAATGTGCTCGGCGGAAGCATGAGCAGCAGATTATTTCAGGAAGTCAGGGAACAGCGCGGTCTAGCCTACTCTGTATTTTCCTATCATTCCGCATACAGGGATAGCGGGATGGTCACAATTTATGGAGGAACTGGTTCAAATCAGCTGAATGTTTTGTATGAGACCATTCAGGAGACGCTCGATAAGCTTCGCGCAGACGGCATTACGGAAAAAGAACTTAATAACAGCAAAGAACAACTGAAAGGCAGTTTGATGTTAAGCCTTGAGAGCACAAACAGCCGGATGAGCAGGAATGGGAAAAATGAGCTTCTGCTTGGAAGGCATCGCTCTCTTGATGAAATCGTCGAACAAATCGATCAGGTCACAAAGGACCGTGTTGACGGCATGGCCAATAAGATATTCACAGACCAATATTCAGTATCCCTGATCAGCCCTAGCGGCGAGCTCCCAACACAATAA
- a CDS encoding YlmC/YmxH family sporulation protein — MKLSELGGKEIVDVKRAERLGVLGQTDLEINERTGQIEALIIPSLKWFGLRKQSGEVRVPWKHIKKIGSDMIIIDIPDDE; from the coding sequence ATGAAACTGAGTGAACTTGGCGGCAAAGAAATTGTCGATGTGAAAAGGGCAGAGAGGTTAGGAGTACTTGGTCAAACAGATTTGGAAATCAACGAAAGAACAGGGCAAATCGAAGCATTGATCATTCCATCATTAAAATGGTTTGGCCTCCGCAAGCAATCCGGGGAGGTAAGGGTGCCATGGAAGCACATCAAGAAAATCGGTTCAGATATGATCATCATCGATATACCAGATGATGAGTAA
- the dpaA gene encoding dipicolinic acid synthetase subunit A has translation MLTGMQIAVIGGDARQLEIIRKLTELDAKLSLIGFEQLDHAFTGASKEKIDEVDFSVQDALILPVPGTSLEGQVETIFSNERVVIIKEMLERTPEHCKVYSGISNSYLTGIASQANRKLVQLFSRDDVAIYNSIPTVEGTIMMAIQHTDFTIHGSNVSVLGLGRVGMSVARTFHALGAKVKVGARKSEHIARITEMGLEPFLLSDIGKAVSDSDICINTIPNQIVTASVISRMPAHTLIIDLASKPGGTDFRYAEKRGIKALLAPGLPGIVAPKTAGQILANVLSQLLMEDFSNRKEKEV, from the coding sequence ATGCTGACAGGTATGCAAATCGCGGTTATCGGCGGTGATGCTAGACAGCTGGAGATTATTCGCAAGCTGACAGAGCTTGATGCAAAGCTTTCTTTAATAGGCTTCGAGCAGTTGGACCATGCTTTCACAGGTGCCTCAAAAGAAAAGATAGATGAAGTTGATTTTTCAGTACAGGATGCTTTGATCCTGCCTGTTCCCGGAACTAGCCTGGAGGGTCAGGTCGAAACCATTTTCTCAAATGAAAGAGTTGTAATCATAAAAGAAATGCTTGAACGGACTCCGGAACACTGTAAGGTTTATTCTGGTATCAGCAACTCGTACTTGACGGGGATCGCCAGCCAGGCCAACCGCAAACTCGTACAGCTATTCTCCCGTGATGATGTCGCAATTTATAACTCGATTCCGACAGTGGAAGGAACGATCATGATGGCAATCCAGCACACGGATTTTACGATACATGGTTCCAATGTTTCTGTTCTGGGACTTGGCAGGGTCGGTATGAGTGTTGCGAGAACCTTCCATGCGCTTGGAGCAAAGGTTAAGGTAGGTGCCCGGAAAAGCGAGCATATTGCAAGGATTACTGAAATGGGATTAGAACCTTTCCTTTTATCAGACATAGGAAAGGCAGTTTCTGATAGCGATATTTGCATCAATACCATTCCTAACCAGATTGTTACTGCTTCTGTCATTTCGAGGATGCCCGCCCATACCTTGATCATTGACCTTGCATCGAAACCAGGTGGAACGGATTTTCGCTATGCTGAAAAACGGGGAATCAAGGCTTTGCTTGCGCCAGGTTTGCCGGGCATCGTAGCCCCAAAGACTGCTGGGCAAATTCTGGCGAATGTTCTTTCTCAGCTGCTTATGGAAGACTTTTCTAACCGAAAGGAGAAAGAAGTATGA
- the dpaB gene encoding dipicolinate synthase subunit B, whose protein sequence is MSLQGKKIGFGLTGSHCTYDAVFPEIEKLVNAGAEVLPVVTFTVKNTETRFGKGEDWVQRIEELTGNKVIDSIVKAEPLGPKIPLDCMVIAPLTGNSMSKFANAMTDSPVLMAAKATLRNQKPVVLGISTNDALGLNGVNLMRLMATKNIFMIPFGQDDPVKKPNSMVARMEMLSETVLEAMEGKQLQPVLVERYKDN, encoded by the coding sequence ATGAGTTTACAAGGAAAAAAGATCGGATTTGGATTGACAGGTTCTCATTGTACGTATGATGCTGTTTTTCCCGAAATTGAAAAATTAGTGAATGCAGGTGCAGAAGTTCTGCCTGTTGTCACCTTCACCGTAAAAAATACTGAAACACGTTTTGGAAAAGGGGAGGACTGGGTACAGCGGATTGAGGAGCTTACCGGCAATAAGGTGATCGACTCAATTGTGAAGGCAGAGCCTCTTGGGCCCAAAATCCCGCTGGATTGCATGGTCATTGCGCCTCTCACCGGAAACTCGATGAGCAAGTTTGCAAATGCCATGACTGATTCACCAGTTTTGATGGCTGCGAAAGCGACTTTAAGAAACCAAAAACCAGTAGTGCTCGGCATTTCCACGAACGATGCCTTGGGACTCAATGGCGTCAACCTGATGAGACTAATGGCAACCAAAAATATTTTCATGATTCCTTTTGGCCAGGATGATCCGGTAAAAAAACCAAATTCAATGGTTGCCAGAATGGAGATGCTCTCCGAAACGGTTTTGGAGGCAATGGAAGGAAAGCAATTGCAGCCAGTTCTTGTTGAACGTTATAAGGATAACTAG
- the asd gene encoding aspartate-semialdehyde dehydrogenase, with translation MSERKGYRVAVVGATGAVGQQMIQTLENRDFPVSELLLLSSARSAGTKVHYKGNEITVQEAKPESFEGVDIALFSAGGSVSKQLAPEAVKRGAIVVDNTSAFRMEENIPLVVPEVNEEDLRNHNGIIANPNCSTIQMVVALEPLRKKYGLDKIIVSTYQAVSGAGAAAVEEMKEQTRAILDGKEYEPKILPVKSGEKHYQIAFNAIPQIDTFVENGFTYEEMKMINETKKIMHMPELQVAATCVRLPVGTGHSESVYIEIGEGGVAASEVKELLADAPGVVLQDNPDQQLYPMPAFCVGKNDVFVGRIRKDLDNDKGFHMWVVSDNLLKGAAWNSVQIAESLVKLGLVK, from the coding sequence ATGTCAGAGAGAAAAGGTTACCGAGTAGCAGTAGTTGGAGCAACAGGAGCAGTTGGGCAGCAAATGATCCAAACGCTTGAAAACAGGGATTTTCCAGTTTCGGAACTATTACTGCTTTCTTCAGCAAGATCTGCTGGTACGAAGGTTCATTATAAAGGTAACGAAATAACAGTTCAGGAAGCAAAACCGGAAAGCTTTGAAGGAGTGGATATAGCTCTTTTCAGCGCAGGCGGCAGTGTATCGAAACAATTGGCTCCTGAGGCTGTCAAGCGCGGAGCAATCGTTGTTGATAACACAAGTGCCTTCAGGATGGAAGAAAATATTCCGCTGGTAGTACCAGAAGTTAATGAAGAAGATTTGCGCAATCATAATGGAATCATCGCTAATCCAAACTGCTCGACAATCCAGATGGTCGTGGCACTGGAGCCGCTCCGCAAGAAATACGGCCTTGATAAGATCATCGTCTCAACCTACCAGGCAGTTTCTGGTGCAGGTGCAGCAGCCGTGGAAGAGATGAAGGAACAAACTAGGGCGATTCTGGATGGCAAAGAATATGAGCCAAAGATCCTTCCTGTTAAATCTGGAGAAAAGCACTACCAGATTGCCTTCAATGCCATTCCGCAGATTGACACATTCGTTGAAAATGGGTTCACGTATGAAGAAATGAAAATGATCAATGAAACCAAGAAAATCATGCATATGCCTGAGCTTCAGGTTGCTGCTACTTGTGTGCGGCTCCCTGTCGGTACTGGCCATTCTGAATCAGTTTACATCGAAATTGGCGAAGGCGGAGTAGCCGCATCTGAAGTGAAGGAATTGCTCGCAGATGCTCCAGGAGTTGTCCTTCAAGATAATCCGGACCAGCAGTTATATCCTATGCCTGCATTCTGTGTAGGAAAAAACGATGTATTCGTTGGCCGAATAAGGAAGGACCTTGACAACGATAAAGGCTTCCATATGTGGGTAGTATCAGATAACCTGCTGAAAGGTGCTGCGTGGAACTCTGTCCAGATTGCTGAAAGTCTTGTAAAACTCGGTCTTGTAAAATAA